From Spirosoma agri, one genomic window encodes:
- the ggt gene encoding gamma-glutamyltransferase: MKKNSTYYPLLIAFFAIASCKTQAPSTTASTKVEQSQGVYQYRDEDAAVKPFFSDRQGFIGRNGMVASAHPEASQVGLDILKAGGSAVDAAVAIQFALAVVYPGAGNIGGGGFMVYRDNAGKAYTLDYREKAPGRASQNMYLDSLGNVRQGLSISGHLASGVPGSVDGMAEAHKRFGKLAWAQIIQPAVDLAAKGFALTERDALGLNRIKTDLNTINPGKPYFLKSTVPTDTVTWHKGDLLIQADLAKTLQRIQAQGRAGFYEGETARLLAEEMQRGKGLISEEDLKNYHSVWRDPIQAKYKNYTIITMPPTSSGGVALVQLMRFTEPYPLRKWGWNRDSTVQVMVEAERRVYADRAKFLGDPDFVKVPTNKLMSPDYLKTRWTDFSFAKATDSKAIKGGSIPGYESLETTHFSVVDKEGNAVSITTTLNGGYGSRVVVGGAGFFMNNEMDDFSVKPGVPNMFGLIGNQANAIAPNKRMLSSMTPTILEKDGKLFMVVGTPGGSTIITSVYQTILNVIEHGMTMQQAVNALKFHHQWLPDKTIFENGAFSDATVGNLQNRGYILEKLTNTLGRMDCVLIRPDGSYEGASDPRADNTARGY; the protein is encoded by the coding sequence ATGAAAAAAAATAGTACGTATTATCCGTTACTGATCGCTTTCTTCGCTATTGCTTCCTGCAAAACGCAGGCACCATCAACAACTGCCAGTACGAAGGTAGAACAGAGTCAGGGTGTTTACCAATACCGTGACGAAGACGCAGCCGTTAAACCGTTCTTCTCCGATCGTCAGGGGTTTATTGGGCGCAATGGCATGGTTGCCTCAGCGCATCCCGAAGCGTCTCAAGTGGGGCTGGACATTCTAAAAGCGGGCGGAAGTGCCGTCGATGCAGCCGTGGCCATCCAGTTTGCGTTAGCCGTCGTTTACCCGGGAGCGGGCAACATCGGTGGGGGTGGATTCATGGTGTATCGCGACAATGCGGGCAAGGCGTATACCCTCGACTACCGCGAAAAAGCACCCGGTCGTGCCAGTCAGAATATGTACCTTGATTCGCTCGGTAACGTTCGGCAGGGGTTAAGTATCAGCGGGCATCTGGCCAGTGGTGTTCCCGGCTCGGTGGATGGTATGGCTGAAGCCCACAAACGGTTCGGCAAATTGGCGTGGGCACAAATCATTCAACCTGCCGTCGATCTGGCGGCCAAAGGATTTGCGCTGACCGAACGCGATGCGCTGGGGCTGAACCGCATCAAAACAGACCTAAATACGATCAATCCCGGCAAACCCTATTTTCTCAAAAGTACCGTACCGACCGATACTGTCACCTGGCACAAAGGCGATCTGTTGATTCAGGCTGATCTGGCCAAAACGCTGCAACGGATTCAGGCGCAGGGCCGGGCTGGATTCTACGAAGGCGAGACGGCCCGGCTGTTGGCCGAAGAAATGCAACGCGGAAAGGGGTTGATCAGCGAAGAAGATCTTAAAAACTACCATTCTGTCTGGCGTGACCCGATTCAGGCTAAATACAAAAATTATACGATCATCACCATGCCGCCAACCTCCAGCGGGGGCGTGGCACTCGTACAGTTAATGCGCTTTACTGAGCCTTATCCATTGCGCAAATGGGGCTGGAATCGTGATTCGACGGTGCAGGTCATGGTTGAGGCCGAACGGCGTGTTTACGCCGATCGGGCCAAGTTTTTGGGCGACCCGGACTTTGTGAAAGTGCCTACGAATAAATTGATGAGCCCGGATTATCTGAAAACCCGCTGGACTGACTTTTCATTTGCCAAAGCGACCGATAGCAAAGCTATAAAAGGTGGTTCAATTCCGGGCTACGAAAGTCTGGAGACAACCCATTTTTCGGTTGTCGACAAAGAGGGTAATGCGGTGAGTATCACAACTACGCTAAATGGCGGTTATGGCAGCCGGGTTGTTGTTGGCGGGGCGGGTTTCTTCATGAACAACGAGATGGACGATTTCAGCGTTAAGCCGGGCGTACCGAATATGTTTGGATTGATCGGTAATCAGGCCAACGCCATCGCGCCGAACAAACGAATGCTCTCGTCCATGACGCCTACTATTCTGGAAAAAGACGGAAAGCTGTTTATGGTGGTCGGTACGCCGGGCGGCTCAACGATCATCACATCGGTTTACCAGACCATTCTGAACGTTATTGAACACGGCATGACGATGCAGCAGGCCGTCAATGCGCTCAAATTTCACCATCAGTGGCTGCCCGACAAGACGATTTTCGAGAACGGTGCCTTTTCGGATGCTACCGTGGGGAACCTGCAAAATCGCGGCTATATACTCGAAAAGCTGACCAACACCCTGGGCCGCATGGACTGTGTGCTGATTCGTCCGGATGGTTCGTATGAGGGAGCATCAGACCCACGGGCCGATAACACTGCACGAGGCTACTAA
- a CDS encoding MarR family winged helix-turn-helix transcriptional regulator: MTHPSDSRAYFFKIDTTIKKIRNALQKQFNDAGFGLTVDQWVVIDHLYRNPGISQNTISDMTTKDAPTVTRIIDLLSQKGLTERRMADSDRRKFLVYLTEAGEAKYSEVLPIVSAMRRKGWGNLSDEDYHHFVRIMDSIYNNVSE, translated from the coding sequence ATGACGCATCCTTCCGACAGCCGAGCCTACTTTTTCAAAATTGACACGACCATCAAGAAAATCCGCAACGCTCTTCAAAAACAGTTTAACGACGCCGGGTTTGGCCTGACGGTGGACCAGTGGGTCGTTATCGATCACCTGTATCGCAACCCCGGTATCAGTCAGAATACGATTTCGGACATGACTACCAAAGATGCGCCGACGGTTACGCGGATCATTGATCTGCTGTCGCAAAAAGGGCTGACCGAACGACGCATGGCCGATAGTGACCGGCGGAAGTTTCTGGTTTATTTGACGGAAGCAGGCGAAGCTAAGTACAGTGAAGTATTACCCATTGTGTCGGCTATGCGTCGCAAAGGCTGGGGCAACCTGAGTGATGAAGACTATCATCATTTTGTCCGCATTATGGACTCGATCTATAACAACGTCAGTGAGTAG
- a CDS encoding DUF4142 domain-containing protein: MKPTTVLALVIGTLLTTFSCSSGDGSTDKADKINDERIDKQAIAVSNDAKEDAKKVSRYIVHLSNSGMTEYELSKVALQKATNPEVRGFAQRAMNEHQQNDKSLQTLAKQMNVTLPVGLSDKSKNALEKLTGMDKGTEFDLQYLDTMATMNDDALDVADDLQDLAPNDGVKTYTKKLLENDSKHRDLAKQLKNVLN, encoded by the coding sequence ATGAAACCCACTACCGTACTCGCACTGGTGATTGGCACGCTGCTCACGACGTTTAGTTGTTCGTCTGGTGACGGCAGTACAGACAAGGCCGACAAGATTAATGACGAACGCATTGACAAACAAGCCATAGCCGTTAGTAACGATGCCAAAGAAGACGCTAAGAAAGTGAGTCGTTATATAGTCCATTTATCGAACAGCGGCATGACCGAGTACGAATTGAGCAAGGTCGCCCTCCAGAAAGCGACCAATCCGGAGGTACGAGGGTTTGCCCAGCGGGCTATGAACGAGCATCAGCAGAATGACAAAAGCTTACAGACACTGGCCAAACAAATGAACGTGACCTTACCCGTTGGCCTTTCCGACAAAAGCAAGAACGCTTTGGAAAAGCTGACGGGAATGGATAAGGGTACAGAGTTTGATCTGCAATACCTCGATACTATGGCGACCATGAACGACGATGCTCTCGACGTGGCCGATGATCTTCAGGATCTTGCGCCTAACGATGGTGTAAAGACGTATACGAAGAAACTGCTGGAGAATGACAGCAAGCACCGAGATTTAGCCAAACAGTTGAAGAACGTCCTTAATTAG
- the phhA gene encoding phenylalanine 4-monooxygenase, with protein MNQTYSAYTPDDQAVWRLLVDRQMAQLPGKASQAYLDGISATGFRADRIPDFERDLNPRLQPLTGWQVYAVKGLIANRAFFELMANRNFPATTWLRRRDQLDYLPEPDMFHDTFGHVPMLSNQAFCDFLAALSHIALRFVDHDEAIDMISRLYWYTVEFGLIQEADGLRIYGGGILSSVGETTYSLFSKEPKRVPYDVDTLLRTPYVIDHFQEQYFVINSYEQLYRSVPEIEATLEGLLVS; from the coding sequence ATGAATCAGACCTATTCAGCTTACACGCCCGACGATCAGGCGGTGTGGCGGTTGTTAGTTGACCGGCAGATGGCGCAGCTGCCGGGTAAAGCCAGTCAGGCGTATCTGGACGGTATCTCGGCAACCGGCTTTCGGGCCGACCGGATACCTGATTTCGAGCGGGATCTAAATCCCCGGTTGCAGCCATTGACGGGCTGGCAGGTTTACGCGGTCAAGGGGCTGATCGCAAATCGTGCGTTTTTCGAGCTGATGGCGAACCGGAATTTTCCAGCAACGACCTGGCTCCGTCGACGCGATCAACTCGATTATTTGCCCGAACCTGACATGTTTCACGATACCTTCGGCCACGTACCAATGTTGTCCAATCAGGCATTTTGTGATTTCTTGGCCGCACTCAGCCACATTGCACTGCGGTTTGTCGATCACGACGAAGCCATCGATATGATTTCCCGACTGTACTGGTACACCGTTGAGTTTGGGCTGATTCAGGAAGCTGACGGTTTACGGATTTACGGTGGTGGCATCCTGTCATCCGTTGGTGAAACGACGTACAGTCTATTCAGCAAGGAACCAAAGCGGGTGCCCTACGATGTCGATACGTTGCTCAGAACGCCCTACGTGATCGACCATTTTCAGGAGCAGTATTTTGTAATTAACTCTTACGAACAGCTTTACCGGTCCGTCCCGGAAATCGAAGCAACGCTGGAGGGGTTATTAGTCAGTTAG
- the hppD gene encoding 4-hydroxyphenylpyruvate dioxygenase, whose amino-acid sequence MEALEITSAQTGSSDHVDFLPLNGTDYIELYVGNARQSAHYFQTAFGFQPVAHAGLETGLKDRESYVLQQDKIRLVLTSPLHGDTPIGAHLDQHGDGVRVVALWVDDAQRAFAETVRRGARAFMEPTREEDEKGYVVRSGIHAYGDMVHVFVERTDYNGVFLPGYKPWNPAYQPTGVGLRYVDHMVGNVGWNEMNDWMNFYRDVMGFQQLVSFDDKDISTDYTALMSKVMSNGNGRVKFPINEPAEGKKKSQIEEYLDFYGGPGIQHIAVATDNIVETVVALRDRGVEFLTVPEAYYETLAERVGPIDEEIDRLKPLGILVDRDDEGYLLQIFTKPVCPRPTLFFEIIQRKGARSFGKGNFKALFEAIEREQELRGTL is encoded by the coding sequence ATGGAAGCACTAGAGATAACATCAGCGCAAACGGGATCATCGGATCACGTTGATTTTCTGCCCCTTAACGGCACGGACTACATCGAGCTTTACGTGGGCAACGCCCGCCAGTCAGCCCACTACTTTCAGACCGCGTTCGGTTTTCAACCGGTGGCTCATGCCGGGCTGGAAACGGGTCTGAAGGATCGGGAATCGTATGTCTTACAGCAGGATAAAATCAGGCTGGTGCTCACATCGCCCCTACACGGAGACACACCCATTGGTGCGCACCTCGACCAGCATGGTGACGGTGTCCGCGTCGTTGCCTTGTGGGTCGATGATGCCCAACGAGCTTTCGCAGAAACAGTTCGGCGGGGTGCCCGCGCCTTCATGGAACCAACCCGCGAGGAGGACGAAAAGGGCTACGTGGTGCGGTCAGGTATTCATGCATACGGCGATATGGTGCATGTCTTCGTCGAGCGAACCGACTACAACGGTGTATTTCTACCGGGCTATAAACCCTGGAATCCGGCGTATCAACCAACCGGTGTGGGCCTGCGCTACGTAGACCACATGGTTGGTAACGTGGGCTGGAATGAGATGAACGACTGGATGAATTTCTACCGGGATGTGATGGGTTTCCAGCAACTCGTATCGTTCGATGATAAAGACATTTCGACTGATTACACGGCTCTGATGAGCAAGGTGATGAGCAACGGCAATGGGCGCGTGAAATTCCCGATCAACGAACCAGCCGAAGGAAAGAAGAAGTCGCAGATCGAAGAATACCTGGATTTTTACGGCGGCCCCGGCATTCAGCACATCGCCGTGGCAACCGACAATATTGTTGAAACGGTTGTGGCTCTGCGCGATCGAGGGGTTGAATTTTTGACCGTTCCCGAAGCATATTACGAAACACTGGCCGAACGCGTCGGCCCTATCGACGAAGAAATCGACCGACTAAAACCGCTGGGCATTCTGGTCGACCGCGACGACGAAGGCTATCTGCTTCAGATTTTTACGAAGCCAGTTTGTCCACGCCCGACATTATTCTTCGAGATCATCCAGCGCAAAGGAGCCCGTTCGTTCGGGAAAGGCAACTTCAAAGCCCTCTTCGAAGCCATCGAACGCGAACAGGAATTACGCGGAACGCTCTAA
- a CDS encoding flavin reductase family protein: MKTINPADLQPNEFYRYMIGTIGPRPIAFASTIDAQGQVNLSPFSFFNVFGYNPPTLVFAPSINRHGQKKHTLLNLEEVGEVVINIVNYAMVEQMSLASAEFERGINEFKKAGFTTIASDKVRPPRVAESPAAFECIVKQIIPTNERPSDETPGAGHLVICEVVMAHLHDTIFNETGAIDPHRLDLIGRLGGDWYARAHGDALFEVARPKIGIGVDQIPDSIRNSAILSGNDLGKLGSFAALPTVDEANAYKASGVLTELIDEARYGCQYLPDLLHLRAKQLLANNNVKEAWLTLLQVH, from the coding sequence ATCAAGACAATCAACCCCGCCGATCTGCAACCCAATGAGTTTTATCGGTACATGATCGGTACGATTGGCCCCCGGCCCATTGCCTTTGCCAGCACCATCGACGCACAGGGTCAAGTCAATCTAAGTCCGTTCAGTTTCTTCAATGTCTTTGGCTACAATCCGCCAACGCTGGTATTTGCGCCCAGTATCAACCGGCATGGCCAAAAGAAACACACCCTACTGAATCTGGAAGAAGTCGGTGAGGTTGTGATCAATATTGTCAATTATGCCATGGTTGAGCAGATGTCGCTGGCGAGTGCGGAGTTTGAGCGGGGCATCAACGAGTTTAAAAAGGCCGGATTCACGACTATTGCTTCTGATAAGGTTCGTCCGCCAAGAGTAGCTGAATCACCGGCTGCTTTTGAGTGCATCGTTAAACAAATCATTCCAACGAATGAGCGCCCTTCTGACGAAACGCCCGGCGCGGGTCATCTGGTTATCTGCGAAGTTGTCATGGCGCATCTGCACGATACTATTTTCAACGAAACCGGCGCCATCGATCCGCATCGGCTTGATCTGATCGGTCGACTCGGGGGAGACTGGTACGCCCGTGCGCACGGCGACGCGCTGTTTGAAGTAGCACGACCCAAAATTGGCATTGGTGTCGATCAGATTCCCGATTCAATCCGAAACAGCGCTATCTTATCGGGTAATGATCTGGGTAAATTAGGCAGTTTTGCAGCCCTGCCTACGGTCGATGAGGCCAATGCGTATAAAGCGTCCGGGGTATTGACGGAGTTAATCGACGAAGCCCGGTATGGCTGTCAGTATTTGCCCGATCTACTGCATCTAAGAGCGAAGCAGTTACTGGCCAACAATAACGTAAAAGAAGCCTGGCTTACGCTGCTACAGGTTCACTGA
- the fahA gene encoding fumarylacetoacetase — MYGIFSYDNAPPRVGLKHGSQILDLELVSLLGYFDELAIDSTVFAQPTLNTFIGLGKSRHRLVRERLDELLRGENTEFSKVHDQIFINASRVTMHLPVQVGDYTDFYAGIHHAENVGRMFRPDAEPLLPNYRHMPVAYHGRASSIVVSETPIQRPSGQYLGPDNQPVFGPSTALDFELELALIVGKSNPLGEPIPVDEAEDFIFGVALFNDWSARDIQRWEYQPLGPFLGKNFASSLSAWIVPLDELEPFRVAGPHQTPTPLPYLQQSKPAHFSLDMEVVLHTKTGDEVIISRTNAQYLYWSFAQMIAHHTVGGCNLNIGDVLATGTISGDTPGSYGSLLELSGNGTRPLHLPDATTRTFLADGDRVTFRGWGFSDGIRVDLGDVSGTIR, encoded by the coding sequence ATGTACGGTATTTTCAGTTACGATAACGCTCCGCCCAGAGTAGGGCTGAAACACGGTAGCCAGATTCTGGACCTTGAACTAGTCAGTCTGTTGGGCTATTTCGATGAGCTGGCGATTGACTCGACCGTATTTGCTCAACCAACACTGAATACATTCATCGGGCTGGGCAAATCCCGCCACCGGCTTGTCCGAGAACGGCTAGACGAGCTGCTACGTGGCGAAAACACCGAATTCAGCAAGGTTCACGACCAGATCTTTATTAATGCATCGCGGGTGACGATGCATCTGCCCGTGCAGGTTGGTGACTATACCGATTTCTACGCGGGCATTCACCATGCCGAAAACGTTGGTCGAATGTTCCGGCCAGATGCCGAGCCGTTGCTACCAAACTACCGGCACATGCCCGTAGCTTATCATGGCCGGGCTTCGTCGATCGTCGTATCGGAAACACCCATTCAGCGACCATCCGGTCAATATTTAGGACCTGACAACCAACCCGTTTTTGGTCCATCAACGGCTTTGGATTTCGAGCTTGAGCTGGCGCTGATTGTTGGTAAAAGCAACCCGCTAGGCGAGCCAATTCCGGTCGACGAAGCGGAAGACTTCATTTTTGGCGTCGCGCTTTTCAACGACTGGTCAGCGCGCGACATTCAACGGTGGGAATACCAGCCATTGGGTCCTTTTCTGGGCAAGAATTTTGCGTCGAGCTTATCGGCCTGGATCGTGCCCCTTGATGAACTGGAACCCTTCCGCGTTGCCGGTCCGCACCAGACACCCACGCCCCTACCCTATCTCCAGCAATCGAAACCGGCTCATTTTAGTCTTGATATGGAGGTTGTACTGCACACCAAAACGGGCGACGAAGTCATCATCAGCCGCACCAACGCGCAATACCTGTACTGGAGTTTCGCCCAGATGATTGCCCATCACACCGTTGGTGGCTGTAACCTCAACATCGGCGACGTACTGGCGACGGGCACCATTTCCGGAGATACACCCGGCTCCTACGGCTCACTGCTCGAACTCAGCGGGAACGGCACCCGTCCACTTCATTTACCCGACGCAACGACACGAACGTTTCTGGCCGATGGCGATCGAGTCACATTTCGAGGGTGGGGCTTTTCCGATGGCATTCGGGTCGATTTGGGTGATGTATCCGGAACGATTCGTTGA